The Clarias gariepinus isolate MV-2021 ecotype Netherlands chromosome 12, CGAR_prim_01v2, whole genome shotgun sequence region GCCATGTCTTGGGTGGTTGACTGTGCGGTTGTTGAACCTTTCTGGTGTGTGTGCCATTTGGCATGACAAATCAAAATGTGATGTttatactgttatttattaaccTTGTATTCTgaacttgtttttctttttctctctacaGTCCAATGAGTGATCCAGTCCTTGCAGTACCGTGGTTCAGCACCATGGTAGATATGCCCAATCTATTCAACCCATTAACCTCAGCGGGAGAAGTAGTGTTAGATAGCCCTCTTTGTGGGGAGCTAATCAAGGAAATGGAGGAGCTTGAGGATATCTCTCGATCCTTCAACGATGACACCTTCGACTTGCTGCATCTGCCTGACTTTCAGGAATCAAGCACTAGCTCCAACAGTTCTGCTACTCTCGgtaattatatgtataacacaCATCCGAACACTGCACATATGAGCATATAATCTCTAACTATGTTGTAAGTTTTAAGTGTTGCTATGTTGTAAGTTTAAAGTCTTTTAAGAGTTGATTTAGGTATATATACtttgtaattttaatttgtaattagaaattcaaaatttaaacttttatttttattaatacatcTCTACCGTATAGTATTTGACATGCCATTTGACAATCCCTGTAACTGCTGGGACCTATTGGCAAGGAGTTCAATAGTGGTTACTGAAGATCATGTATTTGGAGACTAGTTGAACAGACCATAAAAGGATTTCAGCCTTAATGTACATTTAAGAAACTCTCATTCCaaaaaattttgttattatGCATTAGGATTTTGACTGAAACAAAGACCAGGTACATTTCTTGAAATACATGATTTCATGTTCAGCATAGGGGAACATACTTAAATGAGCATTTAAACTAAGATTATTTAGAGCAGTAATTTATAATATTAAGACTGTTTTTTACAATAACAGTGGTCAAAGCAGTTTTCTCTGTGCATgtctgcatgcatgtgtgtgtgtccttagaCGTTTTAAGCCCAGCCTCTAGCCCGTCCCCAGCAGCCTTTGGAGCCATCACAGGGCAGGATGAGATCAACGCCAGCCCCTTAAACCTTGAGTGCCGCGTATGTGCCGATCGTGCCTCAGGCTTCCACTATGGAGTGCATGCCTGTGAGGGGTGTAAGGTTAGCagatgcacactcacacacatacacacatacagtggggcaaaggagtatttagtcagccactaattgtgcaagttctcctacttaaaaagatgagagaggcctgtcatttttattataggtatacctcaactataggaacaaaataagaaaaaaaaatcacattgtaggatttttaatgaatttattagtaaattcctctgtaaaataagtattttgtcacctacaaacaagcaagatttctggctctcacagacctgtaacttcttctttgagaggctcctctgtcctccactagttacctgtattaatggcatctgtttgaactcattatcagtataaaagacacctgtccacaacctcaaacagtcacactccaaactccactatggccaagactaAAAAGCTGTCaaagacaccagaaacaaaattgtagacctgcaccaggatgggaagaaatcaactgtgggatcaattattagaaaatggaagacatacaagacctctgataatctccctcgatctggggctccacgcaagatctcatcCCCTGGGTaatcacaagaactgtaagcaaaaatcTAAGAACTACACGGGGGGAACTACCttgtgaatgacctgcagagagctgggaccaaagtaacaaaggctaccatcagtaacacactgcgctgccagggactcaaatcctgcagtgccagacgtgtccccctgcttaagccagtacatgtccaggcccgtcgaAAGTTTGCTAGAAAGCACTTGGATGATCCAAAAGAGGATTctgagaatgtcatatggtcagatgaaaccactTGTCGTGGTTTGTCACCAAACACTTGaagtgtttggaggagaaagaatgccgAGTTGCGTCCAAAGAACACcgtacctactgtgaagcatgggggtggaaacattatgctttgggacTGTTTTTCTGCAATTTTGAAACCTCAAAATGAGTGAAAACCTCAAGATCTCACAATACATGGTGAGTAAAAaaatcagcaagggcattgaataTTAAACtgggctgggtctttcagcatgaaaatgattccaaacacaccgcccggcaACGAGGGAGTGGCTtagtaagaagcatttcaaggtcctggagtggcctagctaGTCTTTAGATCTTaacccatagaaaatctttggagggaaatgaaagtctgtgttgtctagggacagccccaaaacatcactgctctagaggagatttgcatggaggaatgggccaaaataccagcaacagtgtgtggaaAAACTTGTGAAAACATTTTACCTCTAATATTGCCTACAAAGGGTTTATAACAAAGtactgagatgaaattttgttattgaccaattacttattttccaccataatttgaaacaaaattcttttaaaatcctacGGTGTgagttttttggattttttaaaaatattttgtctctcatagttgaggtatacctatgatcaaaattacaggcctctttcatccttttaagtgggagaacttgcacaactggtggctgactaaatactttttttgccccactgtataaacAAACAAGACAACAAGATAtagcctaaaaatagatgctcTAACATGCTCATTCACCCTCAACCCatttgcgcacacacacacatacacacacagccttcaagatactgtatgtggtgTGCAACAATTctgttaatactgtatataacttaaGGTCTTCTCTCATGTCTATTCTTGTAAGGTAAGTGCAGCGTAAAGTAAATGTTtctaaacactcactcactcactcatcttctataccgctttatcctgtattcagggtcacggggacctggagcctatccaacttagggcacgaggcagggtacaccctggacagagtgccaatccatcgcagggcactcacacatatacacacatcgattcacacactacgagcaatttggtaacgccaattagcctaatctgcatatctttggactgtgggaggaaaccggagtacccggaggaaacccaccaagcacagggagaacatgcaaactccatgtacacagagacaggaatcgagcctggccgagaatcaagcctggccgggaatcgaacctggacactggaggtgcaaggcgacagtgcaaaccactacaccaccatgccgcttTGTTTCTAAACAGCATGACTCTAATATGATAATATGAATCTTATGTTAGGATTCTATTAGAAGAACACGTCTTAAATAATTCTTCAGTAGGGCAATCACATGCATGTActtatgattatgatttttgACTTCCTCAAGTAATTCAGCAATATTGCAAGTGTAAGTGTGCAGATATACTGAagatcagcacggctgtgattcagtatagggatttttttttttttttacagtggttAGAAAAACAATTCCTATCGCTTAACTGACGTGTTACATTTAGGAAGAATCCCTGTTTACTTTATATCCTAAGAGCTAACTTACTAGCTAGCATTGTTTTGTACACTGCTGGTGAAATTTTCATGcgttcttttttttcagcttcaTTTAACAATACATAGTATTTGTCACCCATCTGTGAAAACACAgctaaaggaattttttttcttgttgtgattttcctttttatacagtttaatacataaaaacaatctatactgtatatatgttttttttttagaaaataggGAATCACAAAAAAGCAGTGTTTTGACAGATTGAGTCACACATATTAGCCATGTCACTAACTGTACTGTAGGAACCATTTAAAACTTAgaactttaatttaatgtgGCAAATACAGAAGAGCAGCAGAATATACACAGTGGAACATCCATGTGTGATTATACTAGATGTAAGCACTCTCTAAACACCACTTGACCATTCAGATTAGAGGACCCAAACTAACGGTtgattaattaaacataaatgaCTATGATATCTGTGGGCTTAGCAACAGTAATGGTTAAAAGTTGTGTATTGATTCACAAGCTcacattaatttaaatcacttaaTTACTATAACTAAGGATCAGTCTTTAAATGTTCTGAAATACAGTCTCATGTACAAATGCAAATTCTGTTTACTGTTGGTTTTatgataaatatataacttCACCATAAACAACTCAGTTTCAATAAAACTATTTGGTTATTAACTCATCTCAGTTGTTATATTACAGCAAGCCTAGTGTCACCTGACTGACCAGAAGAAAGCATACCATGTACATTTTAGGTCACAGAGACTTGGCCATGGAATAACTTTGTTCTTTAAACACTTGATTAAACTCTGATTACAGTGAGTCAGCAAAACCCAGGTTGCTGAGATTTAACAGAACTTTATTCACACGGGACTGTCATGCAAAGCAGTTTTCAAACTCCCATATATCTCTAGATTGCAGTCAGCATGTCTTTATACTTCGACTtggaattataaattaattaatttatttattttcattttttgcgCATCTTATGCTCGTTATTTGAAAAAGACCCTTCCACAAAAAAAGGACTCTTTTACAAATCTACTCCTCATCTCAGAGGAATAGATTTGGCACAAGGGTTTACAAGTCTCACTTCAAATCTCAGCACATTCCCTGTGCAGTGCTATAGGCTTACAGATGGCGAACTTCGCAATGACCGTAACATGTTCCAACTTCCTGTATTTCCTCCATCTCTAGTCTTCTGGTTTGGTATtgctagctttaaaaaaaaaagaatctttcACTTGCAGAAAGATTTGATTTCATAGTTGTTGTTCTGATATTGGCATtgttaacaaaataattaaaaggagCAGGCTTgggtaaatattatataataattatattatactattattatataagCATGAATAGCACAAGGTAAATTGATACAACTGAAAAAGTCACAAGCACAACAAACAGTCAAGGTTTTCCAGACGCTGTGTTCTTGGCTGGTCTTTAAGGACTGGTATGTGTGAAATGTTCATGCTGACACCCCTGTATACAGCTTAGTTTGGCTACTGGTATGATCACTGTGTAGTAGACAAGCTCTTTATAGCCTGATGTCCACTGTACAGTGGCACGAATGATAGTTCCCATGGTCTTTCACGTGTTTTTGACTTATGGCTATGATGCAGAGGTGTCTGTTTTTTTAACCATGACGTGGTACCTAGGCAGCTGAAatggattatttaaaaatgtagatCTCATGACTAGATATGTGATAGTGAATATTTGTCTGGTGTGAGTGTCACTGGACttacacacatacttacacataCATAAAAACCATAGCCTGTATGTTCAAACAACTTTTAGGTACAGTAATAGAATAGAGGCTAAAGTGCAGTTGGTTTTACGTGcacatttttaatttcttatatGTTTGACTGTTCTCTTCCTGACCTTGTTTCAAACTTTCCCAATTGTCTGACCTTAGACACAGTTGGCAAGAGCATTAAAGTAAAGTCCTGGCCATTGTCCATAAAACTGTTCCAGTTCTATTATGCGATCATTAGCCGTgcttcatacacacatactaagTAATGTACAACAGACATGTAACGAGGCAATCAGTCCCCTATATATTTGATTGATTTCCATGTAATCACTTCCATTTTTTCTGACATCCAGTTATTGTTCCAATTATTTTACACAGGATGATTAAAAAGTGAAAGGTGAGTAAAATTTGGGGAGCTGAGTGAAGCGGCAAAGCAGTTTGTATATTGAGCTGTACGGTTTAATATAACAATTCTGGAAATTACAGTGAGTAATTTTTACTGGCAGTGTGATCACTGTATCAACTATCATTGACTGGACTTTGAAATTAAACATGGCAGTTTGTGGGCGAGCACTTCCGTTTTTctttgaaatttatttattgctaaGAGAGAGTGTTTATAAAGACAATTCTCTTGTAATCATTGAATCGCATATGGCACAATATGTCTTATCACAAGAGCAATCTAACATGTGATATCATGCCAGTTCATTACACATGGTGTGTGTTGTGATTATACTCTCAGATTATATAATCAAATGAAGTAAAGCCATCCTTAACACTTTAAATGCCCAACCTGTATAAATCCCCTGCAGGGTTTCTTCAGGAGGACCATACGCCTAAAGCTGGAGTATGACAAGTGCGTGCGCAACtgtaaaatccagaaaaagaaCCGGAACAAGTGCCAGTACTGTCGTTTCCACAAGTGCCTCGCTGTAGGCATGTCCCACAACGGTAAGTGCTCTGTGTACACACTTGGCTCCGACTTTAAAGGGAGCATTATGTTTTTATAGGTTTATGTTTTATACTAATTAGATAGCCATGATTACTTTATTGGTTGTTATATATTGTTGAGTTTCCCAAGTCACTTTGTAGATAATCACAGTGTAATCCCACCCACAGAATCACTTTccattaaaacataaacaaaatgccCTATCAGTTTTgtttgctaaaataaaataaacataataaatattattaaaaataattatacagtatattttaaatactatattttttcctttgttcttttacattttatacatttgatATTGTTATGTGCAGTATAAGCATGGCATTGGCATTTCTCTAAGTTGGATTTTGTGTACTGTAGATATGTAGAATGCTGTGGCTCTTAAATTTGGGCCAGCGAaaaacaaaaggtttttttttttttaagcatttttcacCTGGATGAGAGATACACTTGCCACTTTAGCCACAAGACTTTGATCTCATCATCTCATCAAGGACAAAGCAGTCTGGTTGTGTGGGAAAATATTTTATGACAAAGCCTCATGCATACATTATTGAATCTAGTCTGTCCTGACCAGTACATGAGCATATAGATTTTACATACAGACATGTGTGGTCCCTTGAGTGGTTTGGGATTTTCCTTAGTGTTCACTTCCTCAGTCGAGTTGATTCAGGTTCATGTGAACTCAATTAGTTTCCAACTCGTACCATTCTAAGCAACGGTGACATGGTGCATTTCTCTAAGGGTGCTTGTGTTGCTGTATATGTGTATGCTGtctaaatttgtgtgtgtgtgtgtgtgtgtgtgtgtgtgtgtgtatgcacttaCCTTTGTTTATGTGAGTTAGTGTTTCTTGGAGGAAATCACATCTATAGTGTTTATCTTTGTCATAGCGATTCGCTTCGGGAGGATGCCTCAGTCAGAGAAGCAGAAGCTCAGAGCTGAGCTGCAAATCCCTGAGAAAGAGGAGAGCAAGGCACAGCTGGATGATTGGAAGACTCTGGCCAGCCAAATCCATGAGTCCTATCTTAAACAGTTTTATCTGAACAAGGCTAAAGCACGAGGCTTTCTTACTGGCAAGACCAACATGCCGgtaatcaataaaagtttgttaATTTGCTCATTagagttaaaccttggattgcgaacataatgcattataaagcgtgcttgtataacaaattactcgtatatcaaagcgaatttcctGAAGCGAATTTAAACAGAATCATATTTCACACTGCTACAATCTGTTAAACTTTggccgttgttgcagtacagttaccaAAGAACAGtaactacacttggacacaacatttttaaaaaggctttaTGCTCACaaacacatggtcacaatgttatagtaaacagtaaacgcATACACAGATATTGACTATATGAGTATGAGTGATGATTACCCACCACCCCACAGCgtgaagaaccattggctcagttgtgatcaggtGACACTCAGCAAACAAAGTGTATACATACTACAGTACTTGAAAATCAAGACCTTGCTtgtttaacaagttaaaattGATCTCGTCCTGCAACACACTCGCATACCAAGTTgttcgcaatccaaggttccactgtattgttttttgttgttttaaccATTTACACCAGTTCATGGTTCTAACGCTGTGTGTAAATAGTAAAGCCATGGCCAAAGGTTtcaagaatgacacaaatattaattctgTTATAAAGTCtactgcttcagtgtttttagattttttgtgtgagatgttactatggtatactatGGTACCAAACATTTCCCAAGTGTCAAAGGTTTTTATTGACAGCACGACCATACAGTAAATCCtgtgtgtcatgccaacagtaatgcatcctgagaccattcatgtgtgggctTGCTTCTCAGCAAAGGAAGTGAGCTCACTCAAAGATTgtcctaagaacacagccatgaataaagaatggtacaaaaacatcctctgaTAGTAACGTCTTCCTACCTTTCAAGAACACAAGTTCGGTAACAGCCAGTACATTATCGAGCATCTTGTACCATTATTTTAGCACCTAAGTGGctcaaatacacaaaatattcaAAGTttgggtcaacactgcaaatattgactgtttgcataaacttaacgtaattgtcaataaaaaccATTGACacttataaaatatttgtaattagTAACATTAGacaagatctaaaaacactgaagcagcaaaCTTTTTGTGGCATTCTAAAAACTGGCTGTACAATTGCTTTATCCTGTCTTTGGAACTTTACTAGTTATCATCCTGTTGTTGTTTGAAAACTGAACAGGAACAGAGCAGACATTCAGTCTCGCTTagtatttttttcctgccaaACCGTTCAGACTTGCATTCacttacttaagtaaatgtatttctaATTCTGTTTTACTTCTTAACAATATGTTTAAGTACTTGTACATGGATGAATAACTGTAATAAGATACAATACTTTATCAAAATgtcatatatttaatatttattgcacCTTAAGCCACTTTGTAGCCTTTGTTCCATGttcagcttttaaaataaaaaggataaaagaaaCTACCTAGCTTACTAATTCAACGGAACTCAGGGCCAGTATTGacaaagcatctcagaatcactCCTAGGAATTGGGCTCAAAGTTCATCAACATCAATGTTATTTAGAAAGCTTCCTACACTTTTTTGAGCGTGGAGTAGGACTGCGATAAGGAAAGTGTGTGATGTCATTTTTATGACACTGAGAGTCACATAGTAGGCTACACATTATACTGAGTGTTTTGACAGTTTTCTTGTAGTTTTAAACTGTGGAAAAGCAATATGATGAAATCAGCAGCAGTTGTGTAAAAGCTTTTTGCACACAGGCCAAATGTATAGATGCGTGGACGTGTGGAGGAGGCAGTAAAATACATAACGCAAAAATTCTGCCCTAAGGCTAAAAGTAAGTGGAAGGCAATTTGTGAAACCATCAAGGCCCCTGCTGTTTGGCGCAGGTACCCCCATGAAGGGTAAAAAATGGGGTGCGCCATGTTAATGAAGTACTGCTTATAACAGAgaatcttaaaaagaaaaaaaaaacagctgtgtatataaatatgtatatataaatacaattatttaaaagtgaaTAATGCCCACAACTCCATGAATGCAGCTTGTTTTTCGTTGATTTCACACTGTATGGCATGTATAAATCTTCACATGAGGTGCGAGGTCTCTCAACTGTCCGCATCTCTGCCTGAACACCATTTCCTTGCATGGACACCTCCGGAGCTCTCCTACATGTTGGTAGAGGTAGGAGTGATTTCCTATTTAAAGAATGTTGATGAATTGCTCTGCGTCCCTTTGAGAATTTTTGTCCACTTAGGAGCAATTTCTTACTCTGAGACGTTTAGTCAATATGGGCCCTTTTTTAAATGAGGGAGCTTGTCGTTGTGCGAGAGCAATTCTACCCACTACAACACAGtgctgcctaaaatataaataaagttaggtttaaatttaaaaagagaaaatttcTGTTTTGATATATGACAACAGGCTTTCCATTATTATGTGACTTAAACTCTCTAAACCTCTAggtcattatttactttttcatcTTAAAACATATTACTGTGCAACTATTATGAATTATTCAACAGCTATAGTAATATAAGGGTAAACATAATATTTGCATCCCTGCATCCTAAGCTTGTATAGTTGCTGCTTAATTCTCCAGCTGTTACATTACTGCTAGTAGTGATTAccctttcatgttttttttcacccCTGCAATGCTTTCACCAGCCTTTTGTCATTCATGACTTGGACACACTACAGCAGGCACAGCCTGCTCTGGTCACCCAGATGCTGAGCGAGGGAATGAAGGATTTTGCACTTATTGTTCAGGGGCAGGAGGCTGAGGATCGTCTCTTCCACTGCTGTCAGTATGTCTCAGTTGAAACGGTCACGCAGCTTACAGAGTTTGCCAAGGCTGTGCCTGGCTTCCCAAGCCTCGACATCAATGACCAGGTGACACTGTTGAAGTACGGCGTGCATGAAGCTTTCTTTGCCCTGCTAGCCTCATGCATGAACAAGGACGGGATGCTGGTGGCACGGGGCCGCGGTTTTATTACCCGTGAGTTCCTTAAGAGCCTTCGCAAGCCTTTCAGTGTTATGATAGAGTCCAAGTTTCAGTTCGCCATGCGGTTCAATGCTCTGGAGCTGGACGACAGTGACCTGGCACTGTTTGTGGCTGCTATTATCTGCTGTGGAGGTAAGTCTCGGAGTGAGCGCTTTATATGTGGTGAAATGATAATTCTGTTCATAGTCTGTTCATCTGTTCTACAGCATTTTCATGATTGAGTTTGCACAAACAAATCCCTTTCAAATTATAATAGTGATTGGACACAATTGATAATTTGATGTgatatgtgtgagaaaatctggatacagtatatacaattgGGCCGAgaaaagtttttgacttttgtgCGTATAGTGAAGAGCAGCAAGCACAATCTCTACAGCAAATATTATGAAGtttagcataaaaaaataagttactTTACATttgataaaattaaaagataattccagacaaaaaaagaaattactctttaaactttgtgatcAGCAACCTTGGGTTCCTTTAGGTTAATTTATGCCTACAAAGCAGAAGAAAGCTATCAAAAGATATCAAAGCATTTCCAGCTCACAATTTCCACTGTCTGAAGTACTGTACCATTAAGGAATTGCAGTTCCAAGGGGAACTGTAGAAATCAAGGCAAGAGGACCAAGAAAAAAAGTATGACCCATATCCTGGCAAGAAATACAAAGCAAAATCCCCATATAACACTATGGGCCTGCAGAAAGATTTCACTGACATAGGACTCGCAATGCTTTGTTCTGCTCTCCACAGTCGCTTACACAACACTGATTTGCATAGAAGAGTAATCAGAAAGAAACATTACCTGCAATCTCATTATCAAAAGTAAATGACTGATGTATGCAAAACAATATGTAGATAAGAAAAAGGCTTTAACGagggcaaaaacaaaaaaataatgctgCTGACTAAACTTAACTTATTTGTCCCAGGTAtgtttgagggaaaaaaaaggaggaacaCCTGGGCAACTGTTAAGCATGAGGATAGATCCATAATGCTTTGGGGATGTGCGGTATCCAGTGGCACTTAATACAATGCACAGCTAGATGAAGGAATTATTTCCAGTAAATATTGGCAAATTCTGGAAGTAAGTGTAAAAAACCTAATTACCTGAAGCTGAAAAGATGCAGGCTTTTACAAATAGTC contains the following coding sequences:
- the pparaa gene encoding peroxisome proliferator-activated receptor alpha a; amino-acid sequence: MSDPVLAVPWFSTMVDMPNLFNPLTSAGEVVLDSPLCGELIKEMEELEDISRSFNDDTFDLLHLPDFQESSTSSNSSATLDVLSPASSPSPAAFGAITGQDEINASPLNLECRVCADRASGFHYGVHACEGCKGFFRRTIRLKLEYDKCVRNCKIQKKNRNKCQYCRFHKCLAVGMSHNAIRFGRMPQSEKQKLRAELQIPEKEESKAQLDDWKTLASQIHESYLKQFYLNKAKARGFLTGKTNMPPFVIHDLDTLQQAQPALVTQMLSEGMKDFALIVQGQEAEDRLFHCCQYVSVETVTQLTEFAKAVPGFPSLDINDQVTLLKYGVHEAFFALLASCMNKDGMLVARGRGFITREFLKSLRKPFSVMIESKFQFAMRFNALELDDSDLALFVAAIICCGDRPGLGNVSHVERIQESIIHALRLHLQTNHADDILLFPKLLQKLADLRQLVTEHARLVQDIKETQDTSLHPLLQEIYKDMY